From one Acipenser ruthenus chromosome 21, fAciRut3.2 maternal haplotype, whole genome shotgun sequence genomic stretch:
- the LOC117428145 gene encoding cell cycle progression protein 1 isoform X3: MSANSSDTESSCGWTIISNEGSDIETLGPENGGADSIPDPTEVPMILEDDQLALEQGAECSGESTLEATQTEETLEEQPDIAEEKVLDEQVVFGSSSDHSDIVTLEPPQVEELGVWEERESAVQEPESNEDLGSSSSSQYTFSAPEPLLPSESKAFDSSSDEASEHSSPAVRKRRMRKATASTSEAEEVPAVERPGEPEQQAPRRRGQVSSTLNKCVLLALVIAISMGLGHFYVQIQERHKIVEKIREHELNDVKGDLNQCQKEQDAIAESKEIVKQLSEDLDEKRDLVLSLTGIMDKITKENQKLRMKQAELQSQKEYLAEELKQTMEERSSIDSQQKTLFLENQNLKNSLEREEESLSSLQEELRNLRAQMRSLEEKGAGTESIITENQKLKDHLEEETQRIRSFLIQKETLMAEAQMLRRELDKERRVTDKLKEHLDQLSQTSENTGETDPETEELQTRLAELEKKLSFEQQRSDLWERLYVETKEEKGKEEMPKSKKSKDGVFASVKDKFDAVKNSTKEFVHHHKEQIKKAKEAVKENLKKFSDSVKSTFRHFKDSATRMFNKNRDRKMHERRYQERKDAKSAQHDQQQRIGDPRDHDADKIKTSWQFKQQRPIHTHPRTSTTDNYQENDEEQQYSQYRSPKGCSSVFDCANQESMSLFNKALNPIKAEEFNQLMQSYLKQEVDHFHHWRELQNFMNRFFHNGVFIHDQMLFTDFVSGVEDYLEDMEEYQEGNDEVFDDLDEYVYKHFFGETYSKPYGPSKPFEGPCFINAEYRPPKHDQRPPSRLQKERKWNKPGRTTGRHVANVKIELGPLPFDPKY; encoded by the exons ATGTCTGCAAATTCAAGCGacaccgagtcatcttgtggaTGGACCATCATAAGCAATGAG GGCTCTGATATTGAAACTCTTGGTCCTGAAAATGGTGGAGCTGACAGTATTCCTGATCCCACAGAGGTGCCCATGATTCTGGAAGATGACCAGCTTGCATTGGAACAAGGAG CAGAGTGCAGTGGAGAGTCCACTCTTGAAGCCACCCAAACAGAAGAGACTTTAGAAGAGCAGCCTGAT ATAGCAGAAGAGAAGGTACTGGATGAGCAGGTTGTGTTCGGGTCTTCAAGTGACCATTCTGACATTGTGACTCTCGAGCCTCCGCAGGTAGAGGAGCTTGGTGTCTGGGAGGAAAGGGAGAGTGCTGTGCAGGAGCCTGAGAGCAACGAAGACCTCGGCTCCTCTTCCAGCAGTCAATACACGTTCAGTGCTCCTGAACCTC TCCTTCCTTCCGAGTCTAAGGCATTTGATTCTAGCAGTGATGAGGCAAGTGAACACTCCAGTCCTGCTGTGCGAAAACGGCGCATGAGAAAAGCAACCGCTTCAACTTCTGAGGCTGAGGAGGTTCCAGCTGTGGAGCGGCCGGGAGAGCCGGAGCAGCAGGCACCCCGGAGACGGGGCCAAGTCAGCAGCACCCTCAACAAGTGCGTCTTACTGGCACTGGTTATTGCCATTAGCATGGGATTGGGGCATTTCTATG TGCAGATTCAAGAAAGGCACAAGATAGTTGAGAAAATCCGTGAACATGAATTGAACGATGTGAAGGGTGATCTGAATCAGTGCCAGAAAGAGCAGGATGCCATTGCAGAAAGCAAG GAAATTGTTAAGCAGCTGTCAGAAGACCTAGATGAAAAACGAGACCTGGTGCTGTCCCTGACAGGGATAATGGATAAAATAACAAAAGAGAACCAGAAGCTCAGAATGAAACAAGCTGAGCTACAG TCCCAGAAAGAATATCTTGCAGAAGAATTAAAACAAACCATGGAAGAAAGGAGTTCCATTGACTCTCAGCAGAAAACCCTTTTCTTGGAGAACCAGAATTTGAAAAATTCTCTGGAACGGGAAGAAGAGTCTCTGTCCTCATTGCAGGAAGAACTGAGAAACCTCAGGGCACAGATGAGGAGTTTAGAGGAGAAGGGGGCCGGCACTGAGTCCATCATTACAGAGAATCAAAAACTCAAGGATCATCTGGAGGAGGAGACTCAGCGGATCCGCAGCTTCCTGATCCAGAAGGAAACCCTGATGGCAGAAGCTCAGATGCTCAGGAGAGAGCTGGACAAGGAACGAAGAGTGACCGACAAGCTTAAAGAGCACCTAGACCAACTGAGCCAGACTTCAGAAAATACAGGGGAAACTGACCCAGAGACAGAGGAGTTGCAGACAAGGTTGGCAGAGCTGGAAAAGAAACTGAGTTTTGAGCAGCAGCGCTCTGATCTGTGGGAAAGGTTGTATGTCGAAACCAAGGAAGAAAAAGGTAAAGAGGAAATGCCTAAATCGAAGAAATCCAAGGATGGTGTGTTTGCTTCTGTTAAGGACAAGTTTGATGCTGTGAAAAACTCCACAAAGGAGTTTGTGCATCACCATAAAGAGCagataaaaaaagcaaaagaagCTGTTAAAGAGAATTTGAAAAAATTCTCTGATTCGGTGAAATCCACGTTCAGGCACTTCAAGGACTCGGCCACACGCATGTTTAACAAAAACCGTGACAGGAAGATGCACGAAAGGAGATATCAGGAAAGAAAAGATGCAAAGTCTGCCCAACATGACCAGCAGCAGCGCATAGGTGATCCTAGAGACCACGATGCTGACAAAATCAAAACATCCTGGCAGTTCAAACAACAAAGACCAATTCATACACACCCAAGAACATCCACAACAGACAACTATCAGGAGAATGATGAAGAACAACAATATTCACAATACAGGAGTCCAAAGGGATGCTCCAGTGTATTTGATTGTGCAAACCAGGAGTCCATGAGTTTATTCAACAAAGCTCTGAATCCCATTAAAGCAGAGGAATTCAATCAACTAATGCAGAGCTACTTGAAGCAGGAGGTAGACCATTTCCACCACTGGAGAGAGTTACAGAATTTTATGAATAGGTTCTTCCACAATGGTGTCTTTATACATGACCAGATGCTATTCACTGACTTTGTCAGTGGTGTTGAGGATTATCTAGAGGACATGGAAGAGTACCAAGAAGGTAATGATGAAGTGTTTGATGATCTGGATGAATATGTATACAAACACTTCTTTGGAGAGACCTATTCAAAGCCGTATGGCCCAAG TAAACCCTTTGAAGGGCCATGTTTCATAAATGCAGAATACAGACCTCCCAAACATGACCAGCGGCCTCCTTCTCGCCTGCAGAAAGAaaggaaatggaacaagccaggGCGTACCACTGGAAGACATGTAGCAAATGTTAAAATAGAGCTGGGTCCACTGCCTTTCGATCCAAAATATTGA
- the LOC117428145 gene encoding cell cycle progression protein 1 isoform X5, whose protein sequence is MILEDDQLALEQGAECSGESTLEATQTEETLEEQPDIAEEKVLDEQVVFGSSSDHSDIVTLEPPQVEELGVWEERESAVQEPESNEDLGSSSSSQYTFSAPEPLLPSESKAFDSSSDEASEHSSPAVRKRRMRKATASTSEAEEVPAVERPGEPEQQAPRRRGQVSSTLNKCVLLALVIAISMGLGHFYGTVQIQERHKIVEKIREHELNDVKGDLNQCQKEQDAIAESKEIVKQLSEDLDEKRDLVLSLTGIMDKITKENQKLRMKQAELQSQKEYLAEELKQTMEERSSIDSQQKTLFLENQNLKNSLEREEESLSSLQEELRNLRAQMRSLEEKGAGTESIITENQKLKDHLEEETQRIRSFLIQKETLMAEAQMLRRELDKERRVTDKLKEHLDQLSQTSENTGETDPETEELQTRLAELEKKLSFEQQRSDLWERLYVETKEEKGKEEMPKSKKSKDGVFASVKDKFDAVKNSTKEFVHHHKEQIKKAKEAVKENLKKFSDSVKSTFRHFKDSATRMFNKNRDRKMHERRYQERKDAKSAQHDQQQRIGDPRDHDADKIKTSWQFKQQRPIHTHPRTSTTDNYQENDEEQQYSQYRSPKGCSSVFDCANQESMSLFNKALNPIKAEEFNQLMQSYLKQEVDHFHHWRELQNFMNRFFHNGVFIHDQMLFTDFVSGVEDYLEDMEEYQEGNDEVFDDLDEYVYKHFFGETYSKPYGPSKPFEGPCFINAEYRPPKHDQRPPSRLQKERKWNKPGRTTGRHVANVKIELGPLPFDPKY, encoded by the exons ATGATTCTGGAAGATGACCAGCTTGCATTGGAACAAGGAG CAGAGTGCAGTGGAGAGTCCACTCTTGAAGCCACCCAAACAGAAGAGACTTTAGAAGAGCAGCCTGAT ATAGCAGAAGAGAAGGTACTGGATGAGCAGGTTGTGTTCGGGTCTTCAAGTGACCATTCTGACATTGTGACTCTCGAGCCTCCGCAGGTAGAGGAGCTTGGTGTCTGGGAGGAAAGGGAGAGTGCTGTGCAGGAGCCTGAGAGCAACGAAGACCTCGGCTCCTCTTCCAGCAGTCAATACACGTTCAGTGCTCCTGAACCTC TCCTTCCTTCCGAGTCTAAGGCATTTGATTCTAGCAGTGATGAGGCAAGTGAACACTCCAGTCCTGCTGTGCGAAAACGGCGCATGAGAAAAGCAACCGCTTCAACTTCTGAGGCTGAGGAGGTTCCAGCTGTGGAGCGGCCGGGAGAGCCGGAGCAGCAGGCACCCCGGAGACGGGGCCAAGTCAGCAGCACCCTCAACAAGTGCGTCTTACTGGCACTGGTTATTGCCATTAGCATGGGATTGGGGCATTTCTATG GTACAGTGCAGATTCAAGAAAGGCACAAGATAGTTGAGAAAATCCGTGAACATGAATTGAACGATGTGAAGGGTGATCTGAATCAGTGCCAGAAAGAGCAGGATGCCATTGCAGAAAGCAAG GAAATTGTTAAGCAGCTGTCAGAAGACCTAGATGAAAAACGAGACCTGGTGCTGTCCCTGACAGGGATAATGGATAAAATAACAAAAGAGAACCAGAAGCTCAGAATGAAACAAGCTGAGCTACAG TCCCAGAAAGAATATCTTGCAGAAGAATTAAAACAAACCATGGAAGAAAGGAGTTCCATTGACTCTCAGCAGAAAACCCTTTTCTTGGAGAACCAGAATTTGAAAAATTCTCTGGAACGGGAAGAAGAGTCTCTGTCCTCATTGCAGGAAGAACTGAGAAACCTCAGGGCACAGATGAGGAGTTTAGAGGAGAAGGGGGCCGGCACTGAGTCCATCATTACAGAGAATCAAAAACTCAAGGATCATCTGGAGGAGGAGACTCAGCGGATCCGCAGCTTCCTGATCCAGAAGGAAACCCTGATGGCAGAAGCTCAGATGCTCAGGAGAGAGCTGGACAAGGAACGAAGAGTGACCGACAAGCTTAAAGAGCACCTAGACCAACTGAGCCAGACTTCAGAAAATACAGGGGAAACTGACCCAGAGACAGAGGAGTTGCAGACAAGGTTGGCAGAGCTGGAAAAGAAACTGAGTTTTGAGCAGCAGCGCTCTGATCTGTGGGAAAGGTTGTATGTCGAAACCAAGGAAGAAAAAGGTAAAGAGGAAATGCCTAAATCGAAGAAATCCAAGGATGGTGTGTTTGCTTCTGTTAAGGACAAGTTTGATGCTGTGAAAAACTCCACAAAGGAGTTTGTGCATCACCATAAAGAGCagataaaaaaagcaaaagaagCTGTTAAAGAGAATTTGAAAAAATTCTCTGATTCGGTGAAATCCACGTTCAGGCACTTCAAGGACTCGGCCACACGCATGTTTAACAAAAACCGTGACAGGAAGATGCACGAAAGGAGATATCAGGAAAGAAAAGATGCAAAGTCTGCCCAACATGACCAGCAGCAGCGCATAGGTGATCCTAGAGACCACGATGCTGACAAAATCAAAACATCCTGGCAGTTCAAACAACAAAGACCAATTCATACACACCCAAGAACATCCACAACAGACAACTATCAGGAGAATGATGAAGAACAACAATATTCACAATACAGGAGTCCAAAGGGATGCTCCAGTGTATTTGATTGTGCAAACCAGGAGTCCATGAGTTTATTCAACAAAGCTCTGAATCCCATTAAAGCAGAGGAATTCAATCAACTAATGCAGAGCTACTTGAAGCAGGAGGTAGACCATTTCCACCACTGGAGAGAGTTACAGAATTTTATGAATAGGTTCTTCCACAATGGTGTCTTTATACATGACCAGATGCTATTCACTGACTTTGTCAGTGGTGTTGAGGATTATCTAGAGGACATGGAAGAGTACCAAGAAGGTAATGATGAAGTGTTTGATGATCTGGATGAATATGTATACAAACACTTCTTTGGAGAGACCTATTCAAAGCCGTATGGCCCAAG TAAACCCTTTGAAGGGCCATGTTTCATAAATGCAGAATACAGACCTCCCAAACATGACCAGCGGCCTCCTTCTCGCCTGCAGAAAGAaaggaaatggaacaagccaggGCGTACCACTGGAAGACATGTAGCAAATGTTAAAATAGAGCTGGGTCCACTGCCTTTCGATCCAAAATATTGA
- the LOC117428145 gene encoding cell cycle progression protein 1 isoform X7, with translation MSANSSDTESSCGWTIISNEGSDIETLGPENGGADSIPDPTEVPMILEDDQLALEQGAECSGESTLEATQTEETLEEQPDIAEEKVLDEQVVFGSSSDHSDIVTLEPPQVEELGVWEERESAVQEPESNEDLGSSSSSQYTFSAPEPLLPSESKAFDSSSDEASEHSSPAVRKRRMRKATASTSEAEEVPAVERPGEPEQQAPRRRGQVSSTLNKCVLLALVIAISMGLGHFYGTVQIQERHKIVEKIREHELNDVKGDLNQCQKEQDAIAESKEIVKQLSEDLDEKRDLVLSLTGIMDKITKENQKLRMKQAELQSQKEYLAEELKQTMEERSSIDSQQKTLFLENQNLKNSLEREEESLSSLQEELRNLRAQMRSLEEKGAGTESIITENQKLKDHLEEETQRIRSFLIQKETLMAEAQMLRRELDKERRVTDKLKEHLDQLSQTSENTGETDPETEELQTRLAELEKKLSFEQQRSDLWERLYVETKEEKGKEEMPKSKKSKDGVFASVKDKFDAVKNSTKEFVHHHKEQIKKAKEAVKENLKKFSDSVKSTFRHFKDSATRMFNKNRDRKMHERRYQERKDAKSAQHDQQQRIGDPRDHDADKIKTSWQFKQQRPIHTHPRTSTTDNYQENDEEQQYSQYRSPKGCSSVFDCANQESMSLFNKALNPIKAEEFNQLMQSYLKQEVDHFHHWRELQNFMNRFFHNGVFIHDQMLFTDFVSGVEDYLEDMEEYQEGNDEVFDDLDEYVYKHFFGETYSKPYGPRSESQ, from the exons ATGTCTGCAAATTCAAGCGacaccgagtcatcttgtggaTGGACCATCATAAGCAATGAG GGCTCTGATATTGAAACTCTTGGTCCTGAAAATGGTGGAGCTGACAGTATTCCTGATCCCACAGAGGTGCCCATGATTCTGGAAGATGACCAGCTTGCATTGGAACAAGGAG CAGAGTGCAGTGGAGAGTCCACTCTTGAAGCCACCCAAACAGAAGAGACTTTAGAAGAGCAGCCTGAT ATAGCAGAAGAGAAGGTACTGGATGAGCAGGTTGTGTTCGGGTCTTCAAGTGACCATTCTGACATTGTGACTCTCGAGCCTCCGCAGGTAGAGGAGCTTGGTGTCTGGGAGGAAAGGGAGAGTGCTGTGCAGGAGCCTGAGAGCAACGAAGACCTCGGCTCCTCTTCCAGCAGTCAATACACGTTCAGTGCTCCTGAACCTC TCCTTCCTTCCGAGTCTAAGGCATTTGATTCTAGCAGTGATGAGGCAAGTGAACACTCCAGTCCTGCTGTGCGAAAACGGCGCATGAGAAAAGCAACCGCTTCAACTTCTGAGGCTGAGGAGGTTCCAGCTGTGGAGCGGCCGGGAGAGCCGGAGCAGCAGGCACCCCGGAGACGGGGCCAAGTCAGCAGCACCCTCAACAAGTGCGTCTTACTGGCACTGGTTATTGCCATTAGCATGGGATTGGGGCATTTCTATG GTACAGTGCAGATTCAAGAAAGGCACAAGATAGTTGAGAAAATCCGTGAACATGAATTGAACGATGTGAAGGGTGATCTGAATCAGTGCCAGAAAGAGCAGGATGCCATTGCAGAAAGCAAG GAAATTGTTAAGCAGCTGTCAGAAGACCTAGATGAAAAACGAGACCTGGTGCTGTCCCTGACAGGGATAATGGATAAAATAACAAAAGAGAACCAGAAGCTCAGAATGAAACAAGCTGAGCTACAG TCCCAGAAAGAATATCTTGCAGAAGAATTAAAACAAACCATGGAAGAAAGGAGTTCCATTGACTCTCAGCAGAAAACCCTTTTCTTGGAGAACCAGAATTTGAAAAATTCTCTGGAACGGGAAGAAGAGTCTCTGTCCTCATTGCAGGAAGAACTGAGAAACCTCAGGGCACAGATGAGGAGTTTAGAGGAGAAGGGGGCCGGCACTGAGTCCATCATTACAGAGAATCAAAAACTCAAGGATCATCTGGAGGAGGAGACTCAGCGGATCCGCAGCTTCCTGATCCAGAAGGAAACCCTGATGGCAGAAGCTCAGATGCTCAGGAGAGAGCTGGACAAGGAACGAAGAGTGACCGACAAGCTTAAAGAGCACCTAGACCAACTGAGCCAGACTTCAGAAAATACAGGGGAAACTGACCCAGAGACAGAGGAGTTGCAGACAAGGTTGGCAGAGCTGGAAAAGAAACTGAGTTTTGAGCAGCAGCGCTCTGATCTGTGGGAAAGGTTGTATGTCGAAACCAAGGAAGAAAAAGGTAAAGAGGAAATGCCTAAATCGAAGAAATCCAAGGATGGTGTGTTTGCTTCTGTTAAGGACAAGTTTGATGCTGTGAAAAACTCCACAAAGGAGTTTGTGCATCACCATAAAGAGCagataaaaaaagcaaaagaagCTGTTAAAGAGAATTTGAAAAAATTCTCTGATTCGGTGAAATCCACGTTCAGGCACTTCAAGGACTCGGCCACACGCATGTTTAACAAAAACCGTGACAGGAAGATGCACGAAAGGAGATATCAGGAAAGAAAAGATGCAAAGTCTGCCCAACATGACCAGCAGCAGCGCATAGGTGATCCTAGAGACCACGATGCTGACAAAATCAAAACATCCTGGCAGTTCAAACAACAAAGACCAATTCATACACACCCAAGAACATCCACAACAGACAACTATCAGGAGAATGATGAAGAACAACAATATTCACAATACAGGAGTCCAAAGGGATGCTCCAGTGTATTTGATTGTGCAAACCAGGAGTCCATGAGTTTATTCAACAAAGCTCTGAATCCCATTAAAGCAGAGGAATTCAATCAACTAATGCAGAGCTACTTGAAGCAGGAGGTAGACCATTTCCACCACTGGAGAGAGTTACAGAATTTTATGAATAGGTTCTTCCACAATGGTGTCTTTATACATGACCAGATGCTATTCACTGACTTTGTCAGTGGTGTTGAGGATTATCTAGAGGACATGGAAGAGTACCAAGAAGGTAATGATGAAGTGTTTGATGATCTGGATGAATATGTATACAAACACTTCTTTGGAGAGACCTATTCAAAGCCGTATGGCCCAAG GTCAGAAAGTCAGTAG